From a region of the Besnoitia besnoiti strain Bb-Ger1 chromosome I, whole genome shotgun sequence genome:
- a CDS encoding FAD-dependent glycerol-3-phosphate dehydrogenase (encoded by transcript BESB_000400), which translates to MRRFARVLTYTAGLIGTGGAAAYAGLYYNHQRSMAPKDTRYYASLAAESAKKGSTAHLPSSREAMIERMKRERFDVLVIGGGATGSGVALDAATRGLSCCLLERDDFGGGTSSRSTKLIHGGIRYLEKAFEELDFRQLYLVWEALEERAHMLSAAPYMNQPLAILMPIYKYWQVPYFWMGVKAYGLLSKLVCCFQTGVPPSSYFPAATSRFSFPLLPEDGLKGALLYFDGQMNDSRMNLQIALTSTLEGYVDGMKGAAVANHIQVVALLKDEEGKLTGARVRDSETGSEFDIHSKTVVNCTGPFSDEVRQMADPATPKLVEPAAGIHIVLPHWYTSASPYGLLLPKTTDGRVLFMLPWQGRTVAGTTDAPCELSTTPEATEEEVSWVTRELASYLKVDEAQIRGDIQAVWKGIRPLISHVPKAKHATDAAAPDSPQAEQVSTANVVRSHYILVDDDTGLVSVLGGKWTTYRRMAEETVDALLSAHRDKVAASRPCRTKGLLIQGSVDPTGAMLPKDCVPASGALELELEKAHPELSFSVVRHLVTSYGFLARSVCEVAKEDPELFKPLVRDEDLPCLKAEVVYSVRHEMARSVSDVLARRTRLAFLDVAKAEACIDEVARLMAKELNWDSAQLQQKKQEAAEFLKTFRYRPATFAPSL; encoded by the exons AtgcggcgcttcgctcgTGTGCTGACCTACACGGCCGGCCTGATCGGgacaggaggcgctgcggcgtaCGCAGGCCTGTACTACAATCATCAGAGAAGCATGGCGCCGAAAGACACGCGCTACTacgcctcgctcgcggctgaaagcgcgaagaagggatCCACAGCCCatctgccttcttctcgcgaaGCAATGATTGAGCGCATGAAGAGGGAACGATTCGACGTCCTCGTgatcggcggcggcgccacag gcagcggcgtggCTCTGGATGCAGCGACCCGAGGCTTGAGCTGCTGTCTGTTGGAGCGCGACGACTTCGGGGGCGGCACGTCCAGCCGCTCCACGAAGCTGATCCACGGAGGCATTCGCTACCTGGAAAAAGCTTTCGAAGAGCTCGACTTCCGGCA GTTGTATTTGGTGTGGGAGGCCTTGGAGGAGCGGGCGCACAtgctgtctgctgcgccgtaTATGAACCAGCCGCTGGCGATTTTGATGCCAATCTACAAGTACTGGCAAGTCCCGTACTTCTGGATGGGAGTGAAGGCCTACGGGCTCCTCTCGAAACTCGTCTGCTGCTTCCAAACAG GCGTTCCCCCGAGTTCGTACTTCCCGGCTGCGACGAGTCGATTTTCGTTTCCGCTCCTTCCCGAGGACGGCCTGAAGGGCGCGCTGCTGTACTTTGACGGCCAGATGAACGACAGCCGCATGAACTTGCAGATCGCCTTGACTTCCACGCTGGAGGGATACGTCGACGGCATgaagggcgccgccgtcgcgaacCACATACAGGTCGTCGCCCTGCTCAAGGACGAGGAAGGCAAACTC actggcgcgcgcgtccgcgacagCGAGACTGGCAGCGAGTTCGACATCCACAGCAAGACGGTTGTCAACTGCACAG GCCCCTTCTCGGATGAAGTGAGGCAGATGGCGGACCCCGCGACTCCGAAGCTCGTCGAGCCTGCAGCAG GGATTCACATTGTGCTTCCGCACTGGTACacgtcggcgtctccgtacggcctgctgctgcccaAGACGACAGACGGGCGGGTTCTCTTCATGCTGCCCTGGCAGGGGCGGACTGTGGCGGGCACCACCGACGCGCCCTGCGAGCTCTCTACGACGCCGGAGGCCACCGAGGAGGAAGTCTCCTGGGTGACCCGCGAGCTCGCCAGCTACTTGAAGGTGGATGAAGCCCAAATCCG AGGCGACATTCAGGCCGTCTGGAAGGGCATTCGTCCGCTCATCTCGCACGTCCCCAAGGCGAAGCACGCGACCGACGCGGCTGCTCCCGACTCGCCGCAG GCGGAGCAAGTCAGCACGGCGAACGTCGTGCGATCGCACTACATCTTGGTCGATGACGACACCGGGCTCGTCTCTGTCCTGGGCGGCAAGTGGACGACCTACCGCCGCATGGCAGAG GAAACTGTCGATGCGCTTCTGAGCGCGCACCGCGACAAGGTCGCGGCAAGCCGACCCTGCCGCACAAAGGGCCTCCTCATTCAAGGCTCCGTCGACCCGACTGGTGCAATGCTGCCCAAG gACTGCGTCCCTGCCTCTGGCGCGCTGGAGCTGGAGCTGGAGAAGGCACATCCTGAGCTGTCCTTCTCGGTGGTGCGCCATCTGGTCACGAGTTacggcttcctcgcccgctcCGTGTGCGAAGTCGCGAAGGAGGATCCCGAGCTCTTCAAGCCGCTGGTGCGCGACGAAGACCTGCCCTGCCTGAAGGCCGAAGTCGTCTACAGCGTCAG GCACGAGATGGCGCGCAGCGTCTCAGacgtcctcgctcgccgcacgCGTCTGGCCTTCCTCGACGTCGCCAAAGCTGAGGCGTGCATTGACGAG GTCGCGAGGCTAATGGCGAAGGAGCTGAACTGGGACAGCgcacagctgcagcagaagaagcaggaggccgcggagttTTTGAAGACTTTCCGCTACCGCCCGGCGACgttcgcgccttcgctgtga
- a CDS encoding HMG (high mobility group) box domain-containing protein (encoded by transcript BESB_000410), giving the protein MAKDAGAGEVKKRRNGRKKKDPNAPRRALSAFMFFAKEKRTEIVAARPELKSQMTKVGKMVGEAWGKLTPEERKPFEEKAAQDKARYLTEKQEFEQKH; this is encoded by the coding sequence ATGGCGAAGGacgcgggggcgggcgaggtgaagaagaggaggaacggCCGCAAGAAGAAGGATCCgaacgcgccgcgccgcgcgctctcaGCGTTTATGTTCTttgcgaaggagaagaggacggagatcgtggcggcgcgccccgAGTTGAAGTCGCAGATGACGAAAGTTGGCAAGATGGTCGGCGAAGCCTGGGGGAAGTTGACCCCCGAAGAGCGAAAACCGTtcgaggagaaggccgccCAGGACAAGGCCCGGTACCTGACGGAAAAGCAAGAATTCGAACAGAAACACTGA